Proteins encoded in a region of the Tachyglossus aculeatus isolate mTacAcu1 chromosome 11, mTacAcu1.pri, whole genome shotgun sequence genome:
- the TMPRSS5 gene encoding transmembrane protease serine 5, with protein sequence MAQALEDGGSPAGRQHPGGRRLVVFGTVGLLTGATVGVWLLVTYLWPPPPPRAPGLETLQDAETIVSCEGFSSKEAPPAVAPRTVSFRINKRNFLLEVQINGTAGWLLACHAGWSALLGTRICQALGHIRLTHHKGVNLTDVPIASTQAFARVLPGAEPGLEEWQPRGSCPSGQIVSLKCSECGAWPLAARIVGGHDAPQGRWPWQASLFLGSRHMCGGTVLAPRWVVTAAHCMDRLTHRPGWRVIAGLVTRALRKPHTGAVVEEITLHPQYSPRSHDYDIALLRLQTPLNFSNAVGAVCLPKYQQNIPWGTGCWVSGWGHTATNTMPPAPMLQDTLVPLISTSLCNSSRVYAGEITARMLCAGYLDGKADACQGDSGGPLVCPDEEVWRLVGIVSWGRGCAEPNHPGVYAKVTEFLDWIHGTMWGD encoded by the exons ATGGCCCAGGCCCTGGAGGATGGAG gctCTCCGGCAGGACGCCAGCACCCAGGGGGACGAAGGCTTGTGGTGTTTGGGACTGTTGGGCTGCTGACTGGGGCCACTGTAGGGGTCTGGCTGCTAG TGACGTACCTGtggcccccacctccaccccgggCACCAGGCTTGGAGACCCTGCAGGATGCAGAGACAATCGTGAGCTGTGAGGGGTTCAGCAGCAAGGAGGCTCCTCCTGCCGTGGCCCCCAGGACAG TATCTTTCAGAATCAACAAAAGAAACTTCTTGTTGGAAGTGCAGATTAACGGGACAGCTGGCTGGCTCCTGGCTTGCCATGCTGGATGGAGTGCCTTACTGGGGACCAGGATCTGCCAGGCCCTCGGACACATCAG ACTCACCCACCACAAAGGGGTGAACCTGACGGATGTCCCGATCGCCAGCACCCAGGCCTTCGCCCGGGTTttgccaggggcagagccggggttggagGAGTGGCAGCCCAG GGGCAGCTGCCCTTCGGGCCAGATCGTCTCCCTCAAATGCTCAG AGTGTGGGGCCTGGCCCCTGGCCGCCCGCATTGTTGGTGGCCACGATGCTCCCCAGGGGCGCTGGCCCTGGCAGGCCAGCCTGTTCCTAGGCTCCCGGCACATGTGTGGGGGCACAGTCCTGGCACCACGCTGGGTGGTCACCGCTGCACACTGCATGGACAG GCTGACCCATCGGCCCGGCTGGAGGGTGATCGCAGGACTGGTCACACGTGCCCTGAGAAAGCCACACACCGGGGCTGTGGTGGAAGAGATCACCCTACACCCACAGTACAGCCCCCGGAGCCATGACTATGATATCGCCCTCCTCCGGCTCCAGACCCCGCTCAACTTCTCCA ATGCTGTAGGGGCCGTGTGTCTACCAAAGTATCAGCAGAACATCCCGTGGGGCACAGGATGCTGGGTCTCAGGCTGGGGCCACACGGCCACCAACACCA TGCCCCCCGCTCCCATGCTCCAGGACACTCTGGTGCCTCTGATCAGCACGAGCCTCTGCAACAGCTCCCGTGTGTACGCCGGGGAGATCACTGCTCGCATGTTGTGCGCCGGATACCTGGATGGCAAGGCCGATGCCTGCCAG GGGGATAGCGGAGGGCCCCTTGTCTGCCCAGATGAGGAAGTCTGGCGCCTGGTGGGCATCGTCAGCTGGGGACGGGGCTGCGCAGAGCCCAACCACCCAGGAGTCTATGCCAAGGTGACCGAGTTCCTGGACTGGATCCACGGCACAATGTGG GGCGATTag